A DNA window from Halomonas zincidurans B6 contains the following coding sequences:
- the flhB gene encoding flagellar biosynthesis protein FlhB, whose protein sequence is MADNSSDEEKTEDPTPRRLEKAREEGQVARSRELSTFLMLLGGVIGLWTMGGMLYDQLGLVMEQSFIFDRGITFDTARMMSSVWVLGSNTLFALIPLFLLLAVIAIVAPALLGGWLISGKSLQPKFSKLNPAKGLKKMVSTQALAELAKAVAKSLLTGSVAFVFLWYKRDEFLGLMNQPVQQAFYHAMQLTAICSGLIVLSLVVVILIDVPYQLWSHNKQLRMTKDEIKKEHKESEGDPQVKGRIRQQQQAMARGRMMSKVPEADVIVTNPTHYAVALSYRDSDMGAPRVVAKGADAVAARIREIGDEHRIPRLEAPPLARALYRHVDLDREIPADLYTAVAEVLAWAFRLRQVRQEGGEMPEPPRDIQVPVEMADSPHDASSREETR, encoded by the coding sequence ATGGCCGACAACAGCAGCGACGAGGAAAAGACCGAAGACCCCACGCCGCGACGCCTGGAAAAGGCGCGGGAGGAGGGGCAGGTTGCACGCTCGCGCGAACTTTCCACCTTCCTGATGCTGCTTGGCGGCGTCATCGGCCTGTGGACGATGGGCGGCATGCTTTACGATCAGCTCGGGCTGGTCATGGAACAATCGTTCATTTTCGATCGCGGCATCACTTTCGACACGGCGCGGATGATGTCCAGTGTCTGGGTGCTCGGCAGCAACACGCTATTCGCGCTGATCCCGTTGTTTCTGCTGCTGGCGGTCATTGCGATCGTCGCCCCCGCGCTGCTCGGCGGCTGGCTGATTTCCGGCAAGTCGCTGCAACCCAAGTTTTCCAAGCTCAACCCCGCGAAGGGGTTGAAGAAGATGGTCTCGACCCAGGCGCTGGCCGAACTGGCCAAGGCCGTCGCCAAGTCGCTGCTCACCGGCAGCGTGGCGTTCGTCTTCCTGTGGTACAAGCGCGACGAGTTCCTGGGACTGATGAACCAGCCGGTCCAGCAGGCCTTCTATCACGCCATGCAGCTGACGGCGATATGCAGCGGCTTGATCGTGCTGTCGCTGGTGGTGGTGATTCTGATCGATGTGCCTTATCAGTTGTGGAGTCACAACAAGCAACTGCGCATGACCAAGGACGAGATCAAGAAGGAGCACAAGGAATCCGAAGGCGACCCGCAGGTCAAGGGTCGCATCCGCCAGCAGCAGCAGGCGATGGCGCGCGGGCGGATGATGAGCAAGGTGCCCGAGGCCGACGTGATCGTCACCAACCCCACGCATTATGCGGTCGCGCTGAGCTATCGCGACAGCGATATGGGGGCGCCGCGGGTCGTCGCCAAGGGCGCCGATGCGGTGGCCGCGCGCATCCGCGAGATCGGCGACGAGCACCGCATTCCGCGCCTGGAGGCCCCGCCACTGGCGCGGGCGCTGTACCGGCATGTCGATCTCGACCGGGAGATCCCGGCCGATCTGTACACCGCGGTCGCCGAAGTACTGGCGTGGGCGTTTCGTCTGCGTCAGGTGCGCCAGGAGGGCGGCGAGATGCCCGAGCCGCCGCGCGATATCCAGGTGCCCGTTGAAATGGCGGATAGCCCCCACGATGCCTCTTCCCGCGAGGAAACGCGATGA
- the flhA gene encoding flagellar biosynthesis protein FlhA: MSLMNTLGQNWLGNVPMKLLAGPVLIIMILSMMILPLPPFALDMFFTFNIALAIMVLLVSMFTSKPLDFAAFPAVLLFTTLLRLSLNVASTRVVLMEGNEGGDAAGKVIEAFGEFLIGGNFAVGLVVFLILVVINFMVITKGAGRIAEVGARFTLDSMPGKQMAIDADLNAGLIGEEDAKQRRAEIAQESDFYGSMDGASKFVRGDAVAGLIIMVVNLIGGLLIGMMQYDMAFGAAARTYTLLTIGDGLVAQIPALVISTAAGVTVSRVNTEQDVGQQMMGQLFNNPHVLILSACVMGLLGLVPGMPNFVFLLFSVALGALAWWMIRQRENKLAEEVVNKQPVTTPDVPEASWDDVQLVDTLGLEVGHRLIPLVDHRQDGELLGRIKSVRKKFAQEVGFLPPVVHIRDNLELGPNQYVITLKGVEVGRAEAYPGKWLAIDPGQVSGHLEGAPTQDPAFGLPAVWIDGSQREQAQIYGYTVVDAGTVVATHLNHLLHEHAGDMLGRHETQQLLDKLGEDNKALVEDVVPKLVSLTVLQRLLQNLLEEEVSIRDLRTILDTLAEHATAQSDVHDLTSVVRMALGRAITQQWFPGNSELHVIGLDANLEQVLGQAMNGGGAIEPGLADTLMQQTEAGLARQEALGEPPVLVVTPSLRPLLARFLRRRLRHLVVMSQAEIPDDRTIRVTTLIGGVDER; encoded by the coding sequence ATGAGTTTGATGAATACCCTGGGCCAGAACTGGCTGGGCAACGTCCCCATGAAGCTGCTGGCCGGGCCGGTGCTGATCATCATGATTCTGTCGATGATGATCCTGCCGCTGCCGCCGTTCGCCCTGGACATGTTCTTCACCTTCAACATCGCGCTGGCGATCATGGTGCTGCTGGTCAGCATGTTCACCAGCAAGCCGCTGGATTTCGCGGCCTTCCCGGCGGTGCTGCTGTTCACCACCTTGCTGCGACTGTCGCTCAACGTCGCTTCGACCCGGGTGGTGCTGATGGAGGGCAATGAGGGGGGCGATGCGGCGGGCAAGGTGATCGAGGCGTTCGGCGAGTTCCTGATCGGCGGCAACTTCGCGGTGGGTCTGGTGGTATTCCTGATTCTGGTGGTCATCAACTTCATGGTCATCACCAAGGGGGCCGGTCGTATCGCCGAGGTCGGTGCGCGCTTCACCCTGGATTCCATGCCCGGCAAGCAGATGGCCATCGATGCCGACTTGAACGCCGGGCTGATCGGCGAGGAGGACGCCAAGCAACGGCGCGCCGAGATCGCCCAGGAGTCCGACTTCTACGGCTCGATGGACGGTGCCAGCAAGTTCGTGCGTGGCGACGCCGTGGCCGGCCTGATCATCATGGTCGTCAATCTGATCGGCGGACTGCTGATCGGCATGATGCAGTATGACATGGCCTTCGGCGCTGCGGCACGTACCTACACCTTGCTGACCATCGGCGACGGCCTGGTCGCGCAGATTCCGGCCTTGGTGATCTCGACCGCGGCGGGCGTCACCGTCTCGAGGGTCAACACCGAGCAGGATGTCGGCCAGCAGATGATGGGCCAGCTGTTCAACAATCCCCACGTGCTGATTCTGTCGGCCTGTGTAATGGGTCTGCTGGGCCTGGTACCGGGCATGCCCAACTTCGTATTCCTGCTGTTCAGCGTGGCGCTCGGCGCGCTGGCCTGGTGGATGATTCGCCAGCGCGAGAACAAGCTCGCCGAAGAGGTCGTCAACAAGCAGCCGGTAACGACACCCGACGTGCCCGAAGCCAGTTGGGACGATGTCCAGCTGGTCGATACCCTGGGGCTCGAGGTCGGCCATCGGCTGATTCCGCTGGTCGATCATCGCCAGGATGGCGAGCTGCTGGGACGGATCAAGAGCGTGCGCAAGAAGTTCGCCCAGGAGGTCGGCTTCCTGCCGCCGGTGGTGCATATTCGCGACAATCTGGAGCTCGGTCCCAACCAGTACGTGATCACTCTCAAGGGCGTCGAGGTCGGACGCGCCGAAGCCTATCCCGGCAAGTGGCTGGCGATCGACCCGGGCCAGGTTTCGGGCCATCTCGAGGGCGCGCCCACCCAGGACCCGGCGTTCGGCCTGCCGGCGGTGTGGATCGACGGCAGTCAGCGTGAACAGGCGCAGATCTATGGCTATACCGTGGTCGATGCCGGTACGGTGGTGGCGACGCACCTCAACCACCTGCTGCACGAGCACGCCGGCGACATGCTCGGCCGTCACGAGACGCAGCAGCTGCTCGACAAGCTGGGCGAGGACAACAAGGCGCTGGTCGAGGATGTGGTGCCCAAGCTGGTGTCGCTGACCGTCTTGCAGCGGCTGTTGCAGAACCTGCTCGAGGAGGAGGTCTCGATTCGCGACCTGCGAACCATCCTCGATACCCTGGCCGAACACGCCACCGCGCAGAGCGATGTCCACGACCTGACCTCGGTGGTGCGCATGGCGTTGGGACGGGCGATTACCCAGCAATGGTTCCCGGGCAACAGCGAGCTGCATGTGATTGGCCTGGACGCCAACCTGGAACAGGTGCTCGGTCAGGCGATGAACGGCGGCGGGGCGATCGAGCCCGGGCTGGCCGATACCCTGATGCAGCAGACCGAGGCCGGGCTGGCCCGCCAGGAGGCGCTGGGCGAGCCGCCCGTGCTGGTCGTGACGCCGTCGCTGCGCCCGCTGCTGGCGCGCTTTTTGCGCCGCCGCCTGCGTCACCTGGTGGTGATGTCGCAGGCCGAGATTCCGGATGACCGCACGATTCGAGTAACCACGCTGATCGGAGGCGTTGATGAGCGTTAG
- the flhF gene encoding flagellar biosynthesis protein FlhF, with translation MSVRRFIAANSRDAMRQVRAALGEDALILANRRVDAGVEILALAEEPGPADALPVERQAAPREPQAGAASSAARAYLPERQASQSPPVPSRPAPVASVTPAAAQPAPAGNQDQGPPGDFAAFSARLLDEMQDLRMLIADRQARQEPAAGEADKEDNRHRLNCRLQNAGFGNALARELLDALPGELVHGDPSGAAAWLHRQLGGRLEVLEDEAGLLDQGGVFALLGPTGIGKTTTTAKLAARYVMRHGAGGVALITTDSYRVGAHEQLRIYARLLGVEVHALADDAPLGELLAQLDDKRLVIIDTVGMSQRDQRLVGQVAMLGESSQNAPRPVRRLLLLNAASHGETLDEVVETYQRASLAAGAPLYGAILTKVDEAPRLGAVLDIAIRHGLRLHYVSQGQQVPEDLQLADRQALVDQALAVGDDSAFSGDPLEWQRTSSPRRWKSLSRGLFSQGRNLATLFARLREHVGGFAQLESAWPWLGYPLQAQQQQLPRLHAAWRGDGGESAAFGSEPSHGLLWPRSAAVKGSDWYLPAVPLNSEGLAQTLPWATHHQPAGESQKLHFAARLGLHMQWLPRCPVAATRHELDVAGVRWVATTQANTRVSVDGVRHKLAALAAHATPEASRTCRYRGRSVRLKSARLAVALDSPDSLTAWFVNLSDPDSGRSLAHRYWLMPSGDAANGLAAFAAQLAHEELPLLARRAWQWLAPSQAMRVDDELRVWIATALASLAIRLDQEQADWAVDVRGQLLSMLGSGRKRSAQALLEALWYLFTARDALLQVSGQRRDDRTQP, from the coding sequence ATGAGCGTTAGACGTTTCATAGCTGCCAACAGCCGCGATGCGATGCGCCAGGTGCGCGCCGCACTGGGCGAAGACGCCTTGATCCTGGCCAATCGCCGCGTCGATGCCGGGGTCGAGATACTCGCCCTGGCCGAAGAGCCGGGGCCGGCGGATGCCTTGCCCGTCGAACGCCAAGCCGCACCCCGCGAACCGCAGGCCGGCGCGGCCAGCAGTGCCGCGCGGGCCTATCTGCCCGAGCGCCAGGCTTCCCAGTCGCCGCCTGTGCCGTCGCGACCCGCGCCGGTGGCGTCCGTCACGCCTGCCGCTGCTCAGCCGGCCCCCGCGGGGAACCAGGACCAGGGCCCGCCGGGCGATTTCGCCGCCTTCAGCGCACGCCTGCTCGACGAGATGCAGGATCTGCGCATGCTGATCGCCGACCGGCAGGCCCGCCAGGAACCCGCGGCGGGCGAGGCGGACAAGGAGGACAACCGCCACCGGCTCAATTGCCGGTTGCAGAATGCCGGCTTCGGCAATGCGCTGGCGCGTGAACTGCTCGACGCGCTGCCCGGCGAGCTGGTTCATGGCGACCCGTCCGGGGCCGCCGCCTGGTTGCATCGTCAGCTCGGCGGGCGCCTCGAGGTGCTCGAGGACGAAGCCGGCCTGCTCGATCAGGGTGGTGTGTTCGCGCTGCTCGGGCCCACCGGAATCGGCAAGACCACGACCACCGCCAAGCTGGCGGCGCGCTACGTCATGCGCCACGGCGCCGGCGGGGTCGCGCTGATCACCACCGACAGCTATCGTGTCGGCGCCCACGAACAGCTGCGTATCTATGCCCGGTTGCTGGGCGTCGAGGTCCACGCGCTGGCCGACGACGCGCCGCTCGGCGAATTGCTGGCGCAGCTCGACGACAAGCGCCTGGTGATCATCGATACCGTCGGCATGAGCCAGCGCGATCAGCGCCTGGTCGGCCAGGTGGCGATGCTCGGCGAATCGAGCCAAAACGCACCGCGCCCGGTCCGCCGCCTGCTGCTGCTCAATGCCGCCAGTCATGGCGAAACCCTCGACGAGGTGGTGGAAACCTATCAACGCGCCTCGCTCGCCGCGGGGGCGCCGCTCTACGGGGCGATCCTGACCAAGGTCGACGAGGCCCCGCGGCTCGGTGCGGTACTGGATATCGCCATACGCCACGGGTTGCGTCTGCATTACGTCTCGCAGGGTCAGCAGGTACCCGAGGATCTGCAGCTTGCCGATCGCCAGGCGCTGGTCGACCAGGCCCTGGCGGTGGGCGACGACTCGGCCTTCAGCGGCGACCCGCTGGAGTGGCAGCGCACTTCATCGCCCCGACGCTGGAAAAGCTTGTCGCGCGGCCTGTTCAGCCAGGGACGCAACCTGGCGACGCTGTTCGCCCGCCTGCGCGAGCACGTCGGCGGCTTTGCCCAGCTCGAATCGGCCTGGCCGTGGCTGGGTTATCCGCTGCAGGCCCAGCAGCAACAGCTGCCGCGGCTGCACGCGGCCTGGCGCGGCGATGGCGGTGAAAGCGCAGCGTTCGGCAGCGAGCCTTCACATGGCCTGCTGTGGCCGCGCAGTGCCGCGGTCAAGGGCAGCGACTGGTACTTGCCGGCCGTGCCGCTCAACAGCGAGGGGCTGGCGCAGACGCTGCCCTGGGCGACGCATCATCAGCCCGCCGGCGAGTCGCAGAAGCTGCACTTTGCTGCGCGGCTGGGACTGCACATGCAATGGCTGCCGCGCTGCCCGGTGGCAGCGACGCGCCATGAACTCGACGTAGCAGGCGTGCGTTGGGTGGCCACGACGCAGGCCAACACCCGGGTCAGCGTCGACGGCGTGCGCCACAAGCTGGCGGCACTGGCAGCCCACGCCACGCCCGAGGCGAGTCGAACATGCCGTTACCGCGGTCGCAGCGTCCGACTCAAGAGCGCTCGGTTGGCCGTGGCGCTGGATTCCCCGGATTCGCTCACGGCCTGGTTCGTCAACCTGAGCGACCCGGATAGCGGGCGCTCGCTGGCGCATCGCTACTGGTTGATGCCGTCGGGCGATGCCGCGAACGGTCTCGCGGCCTTTGCCGCCCAGCTGGCCCATGAAGAACTGCCGCTGCTGGCGCGTCGCGCCTGGCAGTGGCTGGCACCCTCGCAGGCGATGCGCGTGGATGACGAGCTGCGTGTGTGGATCGCCACCGCGCTGGCGTCGCTGGCGATCCGGCTCGATCAGGAGCAGGCCGACTGGGCGGTGGACGTCCGCGGCCAGCTGCTGAGCATGCTCGGCAGTGGTCGCAAGCGCAGTGCCCAGGCGCTGCTCGAGGCGCTTTGGTATCTATTCACTGCCCGCGACGCCTTGCTGCAGGTGAGCGGTCAGAGACGGGATGACAGGACTCAACCGTGA
- a CDS encoding flagellar protein FlhE — MSARRSARRDLRRLSGVALTSLWLTSLGLPAVFSAPVSAGAAGSWVGDAPSVRLYTPGREVVSQPFLPPGTPMSAEITSVSWRFTPPPGSARLETRLCHPQRCLWLATPRGQSRALAGLAATGPFVMRFRLPESARPSAPLRIEGLQLIVNYH, encoded by the coding sequence ATGAGCGCTCGACGCTCGGCGCGGCGCGACCTGCGGCGGCTGTCGGGCGTTGCGTTGACGAGTCTGTGGTTGACGAGCCTGGGGTTGCCGGCTGTCTTTTCTGCGCCCGTCAGCGCCGGGGCGGCCGGTAGCTGGGTCGGCGACGCGCCGAGCGTCAGGCTCTATACGCCGGGGCGCGAGGTCGTCTCCCAGCCATTCCTACCGCCTGGGACGCCCATGAGTGCCGAGATCACGTCCGTTAGCTGGCGGTTTACCCCGCCGCCGGGTAGCGCGCGACTGGAAACCCGGCTGTGTCATCCGCAGCGCTGCCTGTGGCTCGCCACCCCGCGCGGGCAGAGCAGGGCCTTGGCCGGGCTGGCCGCCACCGGGCCCTTCGTGATGCGCTTTCGCCTGCCCGAATCGGCACGCCCATCGGCGCCGCTGCGGATCGAAGGGTTACAGCTGATCGTCAACTATCACTGA
- a CDS encoding RNA polymerase sigma factor FliA, giving the protein MYTAQGKIDQHALLDQYLPVVRRQALALQVRLPASVDLDDLIQAGMVGLLDALGRYNADQGASFTTYASQRIRGSMIDELRSRDWVPRSVRRNAREIDEATRRLEQQLGRPAEEREIADHLSLSLADYHQRLADTNGGHLLGFEDLIEESGEPEGGESSPKSPFDALVSNEQRARLVAAIDKLPEREKLLLGLYYQEELNLKEIGAVLGVSESRVCQLHSQAVARLRGQLASDEAQASL; this is encoded by the coding sequence ATGTATACGGCACAAGGTAAGATCGATCAGCATGCTTTGCTCGACCAGTATCTGCCGGTTGTCAGGCGCCAGGCGCTGGCGCTGCAGGTAAGGCTGCCGGCCAGCGTTGATCTCGATGACCTGATCCAGGCCGGAATGGTTGGCTTGCTCGATGCGCTGGGACGCTACAACGCCGACCAGGGGGCAAGCTTCACCACCTATGCCAGCCAGCGCATACGCGGATCGATGATCGATGAGCTGCGCAGCCGCGACTGGGTGCCGCGTAGCGTGCGGCGTAACGCGCGGGAGATCGACGAGGCTACCCGGCGTCTCGAACAGCAACTCGGGCGTCCCGCCGAGGAGCGCGAGATTGCCGATCATCTATCGCTGAGTCTCGCTGACTATCATCAGCGACTGGCCGATACCAACGGTGGCCACCTGCTCGGCTTCGAGGACTTGATCGAGGAGAGCGGCGAGCCGGAGGGGGGCGAGTCGTCACCGAAATCGCCTTTCGATGCGCTGGTAAGCAACGAGCAGCGGGCGCGTCTGGTGGCAGCCATCGACAAGCTACCGGAGCGCGAAAAGCTGCTGCTGGGGCTGTACTATCAGGAAGAACTCAACCTCAAGGAGATTGGCGCGGTACTCGGCGTCAGCGAGTCGCGAGTCTGCCAGTTGCATAGCCAGGCGGTAGCCCGGCTGCGCGGCCAGCTGGCTTCCGACGAGGCGCAAGCGTCGCTGTGA
- a CDS encoding PqiC family protein, producing MTRRLRGALMVGALFALAGCAGSPTTERYTLPAPMNDAVSGVGPSDAATPDYSLVIDRVSVAGYLDNPGIVLQPDAIRLRQASSHQWAEALDQQLGRGLRQRLAAELPDTRILVEGDPPEALHLQVNVEQFQGHYQGVGMASGYWQLRAANGDLLLERNFSASTPLAKDGYPALVRALGASWDKVAANFAAQIRRLRASGTVD from the coding sequence ATGACACGCAGATTACGCGGGGCGCTGATGGTTGGCGCACTGTTCGCCCTGGCGGGTTGCGCCGGCTCGCCGACCACCGAACGCTATACCTTGCCTGCCCCGATGAATGACGCAGTGTCCGGGGTGGGCCCGTCTGACGCCGCGACGCCAGACTACAGTCTGGTCATCGACCGGGTGAGCGTAGCAGGCTATCTCGACAACCCGGGTATCGTGCTGCAACCCGACGCGATTCGCCTACGCCAGGCCAGCAGTCACCAATGGGCCGAGGCACTCGACCAGCAACTCGGCCGGGGGCTGCGTCAACGGCTCGCCGCGGAACTTCCCGACACGCGAATTCTCGTGGAAGGCGACCCCCCCGAAGCCCTGCATCTGCAAGTCAATGTCGAGCAGTTCCAGGGCCATTACCAGGGCGTAGGCATGGCCAGCGGCTACTGGCAGTTGCGAGCAGCGAACGGCGATCTGCTGCTCGAGCGCAACTTCTCGGCCAGCACTCCGCTCGCAAAGGACGGTTATCCGGCGCTGGTGCGCGCGCTGGGAGCAAGCTGGGACAAGGTGGCGGCGAATTTCGCCGCGCAGATTCGTCGACTGCGTGCCTCGGGCACAGTCGACTAG
- the pqiB gene encoding intermembrane transport protein PqiB: MPEAHRAQRHVQSRISPIWIVPLVAVLIGLWLVYDNASRRGPEITLEMPTAEGIEAGKTLIKTRNVEVGRVKNVRLSDDLSHTVVTARMSEDAERMLNAGSRFWVVKPRIGREGISGLNTVLSGAYIQLQPGQSDKPQYQFTVLDQPPVAPPGAKGIRINLVSKLGSSLRVGDPVTYQGFTVGRVEDASFDPQDREMRHRLFIESPYDVLITETTRFWSASGINVKLSSEGVNVQLESLETLVGGGVTFGIPEDIPPGAKAKPDSTYTLYANEEDALQGTYNRNLEYVLLVDDTVRGLSKGSPVEYRGVRVGTVVSVPWRFTAPQPETRQRFAIPVLIRIEPQRLTLDDQPVDLDEWEQRFKKLFEYGLRASLKAGNLLTGALFVDLNFNKELAGEYTPETFEKRTVFPTTSGGFAQIEQKVSNLLDKLNELQVEPILDKLDRTMATSQATLEEVRASAESLKAMLEDPATRAIPGNVNESLKQLQRTLKGLSPDSPAYRELNATLQSIEKLVRQLQPLAETLSDNPNALIFDRSPGPDPVPRAPGR; encoded by the coding sequence ATGCCTGAAGCGCATCGCGCCCAACGTCATGTTCAGTCGCGCATTTCACCGATCTGGATCGTACCACTGGTGGCAGTGCTGATCGGCCTGTGGCTGGTCTACGACAACGCCAGCCGGCGGGGCCCCGAAATCACCCTCGAGATGCCCACCGCGGAAGGCATCGAAGCGGGCAAGACGCTGATCAAGACGCGTAATGTCGAGGTCGGGCGGGTCAAGAACGTACGCCTTTCGGATGATCTCTCGCATACCGTGGTCACCGCCCGCATGAGCGAGGATGCCGAACGCATGCTCAATGCCGGCAGCCGCTTCTGGGTAGTCAAGCCGCGTATCGGCCGTGAGGGCATCAGCGGGCTGAATACCGTGCTGTCGGGGGCCTATATTCAGTTGCAGCCCGGTCAGAGCGATAAACCGCAATATCAGTTCACCGTCCTCGACCAGCCACCGGTCGCACCGCCCGGCGCCAAGGGCATTCGTATCAATCTGGTCAGCAAGCTGGGCAGCTCGCTGCGGGTCGGCGACCCGGTCACTTACCAGGGCTTCACCGTGGGCCGTGTCGAGGATGCCTCGTTCGACCCGCAGGATCGGGAAATGCGCCATCGTCTGTTCATCGAATCGCCCTATGACGTATTGATCACCGAAACCACTCGCTTCTGGTCGGCCTCAGGCATCAACGTCAAGCTCAGTTCCGAAGGGGTCAACGTCCAGCTGGAATCGCTGGAAACGCTGGTCGGCGGTGGTGTGACGTTCGGCATTCCCGAGGACATTCCGCCGGGGGCCAAGGCCAAGCCGGACAGCACCTATACGCTCTATGCCAATGAGGAGGACGCCCTCCAGGGCACCTACAACCGCAATCTGGAGTATGTGCTGCTGGTCGACGACACCGTGCGCGGCCTGTCGAAGGGCTCACCGGTCGAATACCGGGGGGTGCGCGTCGGCACGGTGGTCAGCGTTCCCTGGCGCTTCACGGCGCCGCAGCCGGAGACTCGCCAGCGCTTCGCGATTCCGGTATTGATCCGCATCGAGCCACAGCGGCTGACCCTCGATGACCAGCCCGTTGATCTGGATGAGTGGGAACAGCGCTTCAAGAAGCTGTTCGAGTACGGCCTGCGCGCCTCGCTCAAGGCCGGCAACCTGCTCACCGGCGCACTGTTCGTCGATCTCAACTTCAACAAGGAGCTGGCTGGCGAGTACACCCCGGAGACCTTCGAGAAGCGCACCGTCTTCCCCACCACGTCGGGGGGCTTTGCGCAGATCGAGCAGAAGGTCTCGAACCTGCTCGACAAGCTCAACGAGTTGCAGGTCGAGCCGATTCTCGACAAGCTCGATCGCACCATGGCCACCTCGCAGGCAACCCTCGAGGAAGTCCGCGCGAGCGCCGAATCGCTCAAGGCTATGCTGGAGGATCCGGCGACACGCGCAATACCCGGCAATGTCAACGAGTCATTGAAGCAGCTGCAGCGCACGCTCAAGGGTCTCTCCCCGGACTCGCCGGCCTACCGCGAACTCAACGCTACGCTGCAGAGCATCGAGAAACTGGTACGCCAGCTGCAGCCATTGGCCGAGACGCTCAGCGACAATCCCAATGCACTGATCTTCGATCGCAGTCCGGGGCCGGATCCGGTGCCCCGGGCGCCCGGGCGCTGA